The proteins below come from a single Streptomyces sp. MRC013 genomic window:
- a CDS encoding DUF397 domain-containing protein yields the protein MNTEQSEVPQLHWIKSTHSGGAGGDCVEVASAPSAIHVRDSKDTGQGGLAVTPGAWTAFLGLAHRG from the coding sequence ATGAACACCGAGCAGTCCGAGGTCCCACAGCTCCACTGGATCAAGAGCACCCACAGCGGAGGCGCGGGGGGCGATTGCGTCGAGGTGGCCTCAGCCCCGTCCGCCATCCACGTCCGCGACTCCAAGGACACCGGACAGGGCGGCCTCGCCGTCACACCGGGCGCCTGGACGGCGTTCCTCGGCCTCGCCCACCGAGGTTGA
- the moeZ gene encoding adenylyltransferase/sulfurtransferase MoeZ translates to MSLPPLVEPAAELTVDEVRRYSRHLIIPDVGMDGQKRLKNAKVLCVGAGGLGSPALMYLAAAGVGTLGIVEFDEVDESNLQRQIIHSQSDIGRSKAESARDSVKGINPYVNVVLHEERLEADNVLDIFGQYDLIVDGTDNFATRYLVNDACVLLNKPYVWGSIYRFDGQASVFWSEHGPCYRCLYPEPPPPGMVPSCAEGGVLGVLCASVGSIQVTEAIKVLTGVGDPLVGRLMVYDALEMQYRQVRVRKDPQCAVCGENPTVTELIDYEAFCGVVSEEAQEAAAGSTITPKQLKEWIDDGEDIDIIDVREVNEYEIVSIPGARLIPKNEFLMGNALQDLPQDKKIVLHCKTGVRSAEVLAVLKSAGFSDAVHVGGGVIGWVNQIEPHKPVY, encoded by the coding sequence GTGTCGCTGCCACCCCTGGTCGAGCCGGCTGCCGAGCTCACCGTAGACGAGGTCCGCAGGTACTCCCGCCACCTGATCATCCCGGACGTCGGGATGGACGGGCAGAAGCGGCTGAAGAACGCCAAGGTGCTGTGCGTGGGCGCCGGCGGGCTCGGTTCGCCGGCCCTGATGTACCTGGCCGCCGCAGGGGTGGGCACGCTCGGCATCGTGGAGTTCGACGAGGTCGACGAGTCCAACCTCCAGCGCCAGATCATCCACAGCCAGTCCGACATCGGCCGTTCCAAGGCGGAGTCCGCCCGCGACTCCGTCAAGGGCATCAACCCGTACGTGAACGTGGTCCTGCACGAGGAGCGGCTCGAGGCCGACAACGTGCTGGACATCTTCGGGCAGTACGACCTGATCGTCGACGGCACGGACAACTTCGCCACGCGCTACCTCGTCAACGACGCGTGCGTGCTGCTGAACAAGCCGTACGTCTGGGGCTCCATCTACCGGTTCGACGGCCAGGCGTCGGTCTTCTGGTCGGAGCACGGCCCCTGCTACCGCTGCCTCTACCCCGAGCCCCCGCCGCCGGGCATGGTCCCCTCCTGCGCGGAGGGCGGCGTCCTGGGCGTGCTCTGCGCGTCCGTCGGCTCCATCCAGGTGACCGAGGCGATCAAGGTCCTGACCGGCGTGGGCGACCCGCTGGTCGGCCGGCTGATGGTCTACGACGCCCTGGAGATGCAGTACCGGCAGGTCAGGGTCCGCAAGGACCCGCAGTGCGCCGTCTGCGGAGAGAACCCCACCGTCACCGAGCTCATCGACTACGAGGCCTTCTGCGGCGTCGTGTCCGAGGAGGCCCAGGAGGCGGCGGCCGGTTCGACGATCACCCCGAAGCAGCTCAAGGAGTGGATCGACGACGGAGAGGACATCGACATCATCGACGTCCGCGAGGTCAACGAGTACGAGATCGTCTCGATCCCCGGCGCCCGGCTGATCCCCAAGAACGAGTTCCTGATGGGCAACGCCCTCCAGGACCTGCCGCAGGACAAGAAGATCGTCCTGCACTGCAAGACCGGCGTCCGCAGCGCGGAGGTCCTGGCGGTGCTGAAGTCCGCGGGCTTCTCCGACGCCGTCCACGTCGGCGGCGGCGTCATCGGCTGGGTCAACCAGATCGAGCCGCACAAGCCGGTCTACTGA
- a CDS encoding ABC transporter permease: protein MIRARRVPVPLAVPALAAVVFLLVPLAGVLAHAPWRTLGERLAAPAVREALGLSLVVSVWALALSLLLGVPLAWVLARVDFPGKPLVRVLVMLPMVLPPTVAGVALLQGFGRHGLLGGVLADRFGASLPFSTAGAVVAAAFVAMPFLVISLEGALAGLHPRYEETAASLGAAPLRAFLTVTVPMVGPGLVAGAALCWARALGEFGATITFAGNLPGTTQTLPLQVYLLLQNDPEGAVAVSLLLLVTAAAVLVALRGRWLGHAAVRRAPRPPAVAQEERNGAGPPAVEPAGGHPEGAAWPLSAEVSGAAAVRLEVPAGTTVAVVGPNGAGKSTLLRALLGLTPRAAATSLRLGGRELAGLPPHRRGIAWVPQDGALFPHLTALANTAYGPRVRGVPRGRARAEARRRLERLGVGHLAHRRPGELSGGQAQRVALARALAARPRLLLLDEPLAALDQTARARVRHALRRHLAGFPGVCLIVTHDPVEAVSLADRVLVLEEGRPVQYAAPAEVARHPRSPWVARMLGRNAWPGTVRDGGLDTADGARLVTAADPAPADGAAALAVVAPEAVALHRARPSGSPRNVWRGTVRELAAHGARLRVLVSGGPGAPSDAVAEVTPAAAADLGLAEGSEVWLSVKATEIDVVPL from the coding sequence GTGATCCGCGCCCGGCGGGTCCCGGTCCCGCTCGCCGTGCCGGCGCTGGCCGCGGTGGTGTTCCTGCTGGTGCCGCTCGCCGGGGTGCTGGCGCACGCCCCGTGGCGCACGCTCGGGGAGCGGCTGGCCGCACCCGCCGTGCGGGAGGCGCTCGGCCTGTCGCTGGTGGTGTCCGTGTGGGCGCTCGCCCTGTCGCTGCTGCTCGGCGTGCCGCTGGCGTGGGTGCTGGCCCGGGTCGACTTCCCCGGCAAGCCGCTGGTGCGGGTGCTGGTGATGCTGCCGATGGTGCTGCCGCCCACGGTGGCGGGCGTGGCCCTGCTGCAGGGGTTCGGGCGGCACGGCCTGCTGGGCGGGGTCCTGGCGGACCGGTTCGGGGCGTCGCTGCCGTTCTCGACGGCGGGCGCGGTGGTGGCGGCGGCGTTCGTGGCGATGCCGTTCCTGGTGATCAGCCTGGAGGGCGCGCTGGCGGGACTGCACCCGCGCTACGAGGAGACGGCCGCGTCGCTGGGCGCCGCGCCGCTGCGGGCGTTCCTCACGGTCACGGTGCCGATGGTCGGCCCGGGGCTGGTGGCGGGGGCGGCGCTGTGCTGGGCCCGGGCCCTGGGCGAGTTCGGGGCGACGATCACCTTCGCGGGGAACCTGCCGGGCACCACGCAGACGCTGCCGCTCCAGGTGTACCTGCTGCTCCAGAACGACCCGGAGGGCGCCGTCGCCGTGTCGCTGCTGCTCCTCGTCACGGCCGCGGCGGTCCTGGTCGCGCTGCGCGGGCGCTGGCTGGGACACGCGGCGGTACGGCGGGCCCCGCGTCCGCCGGCCGTCGCGCAGGAGGAGCGGAACGGCGCCGGCCCGCCCGCCGTCGAGCCGGCCGGCGGGCACCCCGAGGGGGCGGCGTGGCCGCTGTCGGCCGAGGTGAGCGGGGCCGCCGCCGTCCGCCTGGAGGTGCCCGCCGGGACGACGGTCGCCGTCGTCGGGCCGAACGGGGCCGGCAAGAGCACCCTGCTGCGCGCCCTGCTGGGCCTCACCCCGCGCGCCGCCGCCACGTCCCTGCGCCTGGGCGGGCGGGAGCTGGCCGGGCTGCCGCCGCACCGGCGCGGCATCGCGTGGGTGCCGCAGGACGGGGCGCTGTTCCCGCACCTGACGGCGCTGGCCAACACCGCGTACGGGCCGCGCGTCCGGGGCGTGCCGCGGGGCCGCGCGCGGGCGGAGGCCCGGAGGCGGCTGGAGCGGCTCGGCGTGGGCCACCTGGCGCACCGCAGGCCCGGGGAGCTGTCCGGCGGGCAGGCCCAGCGGGTGGCGCTCGCCCGGGCCCTGGCCGCGCGGCCCCGGCTGCTGCTGCTCGACGAGCCGCTGGCCGCCCTGGACCAGACGGCCCGCGCGCGGGTGCGGCACGCGCTGCGGCGGCACCTGGCCGGGTTCCCCGGGGTGTGCCTGATCGTCACCCACGACCCGGTGGAGGCGGTGTCGCTCGCCGACCGCGTCCTCGTCCTGGAGGAGGGGCGCCCGGTGCAGTACGCGGCGCCCGCCGAGGTGGCCCGGCACCCGCGCTCCCCGTGGGTCGCGCGCATGCTCGGCCGCAACGCCTGGCCGGGCACGGTGCGGGACGGGGGCCTGGACACGGCGGACGGCGCCCGGCTGGTCACGGCCGCCGACCCGGCGCCCGCCGACGGCGCGGCCGCCCTCGCGGTGGTGGCGCCCGAGGCGGTGGCGCTGCACCGCGCCCGCCCCTCGGGCAGCCCCCGCAACGTGTGGCGGGGCACCGTGCGGGAGCTGGCCGCGCACGGCGCGCGGTTGCGGGTCCTGGTGTCGGGCGGCCCGGGCGCGCCGTCCGACGCGGTCGCCGAGGTGACCCCGGCGGCGGCCGCGGACCTGGGGCTCGCGGAGGGCTCCGAGGTGTGGCTGAGCGTGAAGGCGACCGAGATCGACGTCGTACCGCTGTAG
- a CDS encoding spherulation-specific family 4 protein, with translation MPHLTSSGTGLAVIGSGAATGPSMTGTGPSLAGTGTGPSLAGTGTGAATGPSAAGTGTGLSAAGAERLGFGIPGCAHPFPALADWDELARPGAPVHWAVLDVAGGLGARLDPHRLEVADRLRNAGVRVLGRLDLGRGARPFSDAVSEAHRQVDWYRVDGYFLDRCPTEGRDLAGVRRLATVLKAAVNQADGAYLVLGHGGPPHPGYADAADQMVTFSGPWAEYRWSQAAEWTAEHPPERFVHFVHGVPRNHLDEAVRIARWQGAGTVFFTDRTGRTSPFAALPGYWDEIVSQIGPGVSE, from the coding sequence ATGCCGCATCTGACCAGCAGCGGCACCGGCCTGGCGGTGATCGGCAGCGGCGCCGCCACCGGCCCGTCGATGACGGGCACCGGTCCCTCGCTCGCCGGCACCGGCACCGGTCCCTCGCTCGCCGGCACCGGCACCGGCGCCGCCACCGGCCCGTCGGCGGCCGGCACCGGCACCGGTCTGTCGGCGGCCGGCGCCGAACGGCTCGGCTTCGGCATCCCCGGCTGCGCCCACCCCTTCCCGGCCCTCGCCGACTGGGACGAGCTGGCCCGGCCGGGAGCGCCCGTGCACTGGGCCGTCCTCGACGTGGCGGGCGGTCTCGGCGCCCGGCTCGACCCGCACCGCCTGGAGGTGGCGGACCGGCTCCGGAACGCCGGCGTCCGGGTCCTCGGCCGCCTCGACCTGGGCCGGGGCGCCCGGCCGTTCAGCGACGCGGTCTCCGAGGCGCACCGCCAGGTCGACTGGTACCGCGTCGACGGCTACTTCCTGGACCGCTGCCCCACGGAGGGACGGGACCTCGCCGGGGTCCGGCGGCTCGCCACCGTGCTGAAGGCCGCCGTCAACCAGGCCGACGGCGCCTACCTGGTCCTCGGCCACGGCGGCCCCCCGCACCCCGGCTACGCGGACGCGGCCGACCAGATGGTCACCTTCTCCGGGCCCTGGGCCGAGTACCGCTGGTCCCAGGCGGCGGAGTGGACGGCCGAGCACCCGCCGGAGAGGTTCGTGCACTTCGTCCACGGCGTGCCGCGCAACCACCTCGACGAGGCCGTGCGGATCGCCCGCTGGCAGGGCGCGGGGACGGTCTTCTTCACCGACCGCACCGGGCGGACGAGCCCCTTCGCGGCCCTGCCCGGGTACTGGGACGAAATCGTCTCGCAGATCGGACCGGGTGTCTCGGAATGA
- a CDS encoding alpha/beta hydrolase, translated as MSKRVRVRIAAAAALAALAAGTVTGCRDGGAGGGPAAGSTPGVPGLPAALTGQKPRWGPCGAPEGGEKPGPAWRCAAVEVPLDYRRPDGETLSVALIRKEARDRSKRIGSLLFNFGGPGASGVGMLPGFAPAYEALNTRYDLVGFDPRGVGGSSAVVCRSDEEQASAEARIDPTPDTPAEEAAYLENGSDFGAGCARRSGRLLPHVTTGNTARDMDLIRHVLGDADLNYFGISYGTQLGAAYAHLFPRHTGRTVLDAVVDPTADGEGHARHQTRGFQRALDNYFASTGEDPGAGTARVARLLARLDGRPLGTSGGRMLTEGLALTGIVLPLYSQSSWPLLTEALREAEDGRGDALLRLADMYNDRDASGRYGTDSHAQRAISCADTDQRPTAADAKALLPEFRRISPVFGDFLAWDTAGWCANWPVKGEPAGRDVSAPGAGPILVVGTTGDPATPYEGARRMADGLGEGVGVLITNEGEGHGAYGSSACVTRKVDGYLLRGEVPADGTTCS; from the coding sequence ATGTCCAAGCGGGTGCGGGTGCGGATCGCCGCGGCGGCGGCCCTGGCGGCCCTGGCGGCCGGTACGGTCACGGGCTGCCGGGACGGCGGGGCGGGCGGCGGGCCGGCGGCGGGGAGCACCCCGGGCGTGCCGGGGCTGCCCGCCGCGCTGACCGGCCAGAAGCCGCGGTGGGGGCCGTGCGGGGCGCCGGAGGGCGGGGAGAAGCCGGGACCGGCGTGGCGGTGCGCGGCGGTGGAGGTGCCGCTGGACTACCGGCGACCGGACGGCGAGACCCTGTCGGTGGCGCTGATCCGCAAGGAGGCCCGCGACCGGTCGAAGCGGATCGGCTCCCTGCTGTTCAACTTCGGCGGCCCCGGCGCGTCGGGCGTCGGGATGCTGCCGGGCTTCGCCCCGGCCTACGAGGCGCTGAACACCCGCTACGACCTGGTCGGCTTCGACCCGCGCGGCGTGGGCGGCAGTTCGGCGGTCGTGTGCCGGTCGGACGAGGAGCAGGCGAGCGCCGAGGCGAGGATCGACCCGACGCCCGACACGCCGGCCGAGGAGGCCGCCTACCTGGAGAACGGCTCCGACTTCGGGGCCGGCTGCGCCCGCCGCTCCGGCAGGCTGCTCCCCCACGTGACCACCGGCAACACGGCCCGCGACATGGACCTGATCCGCCACGTCCTGGGGGACGCCGACCTGAACTACTTCGGCATCTCGTACGGCACGCAGCTGGGCGCGGCCTACGCGCACCTCTTCCCCCGGCACACGGGCCGGACGGTGCTGGACGCGGTGGTCGACCCGACCGCCGACGGCGAGGGGCACGCCCGGCACCAGACGAGGGGCTTCCAGCGGGCGCTGGACAACTACTTCGCGTCCACCGGCGAGGACCCCGGGGCGGGCACGGCGCGGGTGGCGCGCCTGCTGGCGCGGCTCGACGGGCGGCCGCTGGGGACGAGCGGCGGCCGGATGCTGACGGAGGGCCTGGCCCTCACCGGCATCGTGCTCCCGCTGTACTCGCAGAGCAGCTGGCCGCTGCTGACGGAGGCGCTGCGGGAGGCGGAGGACGGCCGGGGCGACGCGCTGCTGCGGCTCGCCGACATGTACAACGACCGTGACGCGAGCGGACGCTACGGCACCGACAGCCACGCGCAGCGGGCGATCTCCTGCGCCGACACCGACCAGCGGCCCACGGCCGCCGACGCGAAGGCGCTGCTGCCCGAGTTCCGGCGCATCTCCCCCGTCTTCGGGGACTTCCTGGCGTGGGACACGGCGGGCTGGTGCGCGAACTGGCCGGTGAAGGGCGAACCGGCGGGCCGGGACGTGTCCGCGCCGGGGGCGGGGCCGATCCTGGTCGTGGGCACGACCGGCGACCCGGCGACGCCCTACGAGGGCGCGCGCAGGATGGCGGACGGCCTGGGCGAGGGCGTCGGCGTGCTGATCACCAACGAGGGCGAGGGGCACGGCGCGTACGGCTCGTCGGCGTGCGTGACGCGGAAGGTCGACGGCTACCTGCTGCGGGGCGAGGTCCCGGCGGACGGCACGACCTGCTCGTAG
- a CDS encoding phenylalanine--tRNA ligase beta subunit-related protein → MRFRHTDAIWSDHPELTAGALWATGVGTAADVGPRVAGHTARAAARLAGATEGGFPEVLAWRRAFSRMGLKPTQYRCAAESLLRRLRKEGGLPRIHPVVDLCNAVSVAYAVPVAVLDADRIAGPLLEVRHARGDEHYTAFGGGTEHPAPGEVTFVDSAGRAHARRWTNRQSGHSAVTARTSRILVVVEAMHDGGAETVPELLGTVAEELAAHWPTDPVTAVLTPRAPEFSFGEP, encoded by the coding sequence ATGCGTTTCCGGCACACGGACGCGATCTGGTCCGACCACCCCGAACTCACCGCCGGCGCGCTGTGGGCCACCGGCGTCGGCACCGCCGCCGACGTCGGCCCGCGCGTCGCCGGACACACGGCCCGCGCGGCGGCCCGGCTGGCCGGTGCCACCGAGGGCGGCTTCCCCGAAGTGCTGGCCTGGCGGCGGGCCTTCTCCCGGATGGGACTCAAGCCGACGCAGTACCGCTGCGCCGCGGAGTCGCTGCTGCGGCGGCTGAGGAAGGAGGGGGGACTGCCGCGCATCCATCCGGTGGTCGACCTGTGCAACGCGGTGTCGGTCGCGTACGCGGTGCCGGTGGCGGTCCTCGACGCGGACCGCATCGCCGGTCCCCTGCTTGAGGTGCGCCACGCCCGCGGCGACGAACACTACACGGCCTTCGGCGGCGGCACCGAGCACCCCGCACCCGGCGAGGTGACCTTCGTCGACTCCGCCGGACGGGCGCACGCCCGCCGCTGGACCAACCGGCAGAGCGGCCACTCCGCGGTCACCGCGCGCACCAGCCGCATCCTGGTGGTGGTGGAGGCCATGCACGACGGCGGGGCCGAGACCGTACCGGAGCTGCTGGGGACGGTGGCCGAGGAGCTGGCCGCGCACTGGCCGACCGACCCCGTGACGGCCGTCCTCACCCCCCGCGCACCGGAGTTCTCCTTCGGAGAGCCCTGA
- a CDS encoding PLP-dependent aminotransferase family protein, with the protein MARGGRSGACGIDPVDEEGPVADGTTTAPVAAAASADRRPPARGSDFLQLDVGDAPVGGKADWLARRLRQAMADGRLAVGSRLPPTRMLAAELHVSRGVVTEAYRRLAEDGHVEGRRRGGTVVVAAPPARPAAPRGAGPCRGPAPVPVDRAGPGAPFAGEPGADAFDALRAAPARIDLTPGRPDLTAFPRTAWLRAERAVLAELSAENLGYGDPRGAPRLRRAVAAWLATGRGIRVEPDEVLIVAGTAQALTLLSPVLRADGIDGVAIEDPGSLGTRQHLRNGALATPPVPVDDRGVRVDALRATGARAVLLTPAHQFPTGVVTSGERRRELLLWAGDGGLVLEDDYDAEHRYDRPPAAALRASSADVCYMGSVSKLLAPALRIGWMVPPPRHRDALVDAKRFTDLGNAVLPQLALARLMESGGLERHLHLLRGRHRRRRDAMIDAIAEHLPGAVVHGAAAGLHLTVTYAPEVPDTELAAAALARGVKCQPLSWHRQAPGRPGLVLGYAAPPRGAIAEGVATLGEALRELA; encoded by the coding sequence ATGGCGCGTGGGGGCCGCAGCGGCGCATGCGGCATCGACCCGGTGGACGAGGAGGGACCGGTGGCGGACGGAACGACCACCGCACCCGTGGCGGCGGCCGCGTCGGCGGACCGCCGGCCCCCGGCCCGCGGCTCCGACTTCCTGCAGCTCGACGTCGGTGACGCGCCCGTCGGCGGCAAGGCGGACTGGCTGGCCCGGCGGCTGCGGCAGGCGATGGCCGACGGCCGGTTGGCGGTGGGCAGCAGGCTGCCGCCCACCCGGATGCTCGCCGCCGAACTGCACGTCTCGCGCGGGGTGGTCACCGAGGCGTACCGGCGGCTGGCCGAGGACGGCCACGTCGAGGGGCGCCGGCGCGGTGGGACGGTGGTGGTCGCGGCACCCCCCGCGCGGCCGGCGGCACCCCGCGGCGCCGGGCCGTGCCGCGGCCCGGCGCCGGTCCCCGTCGACCGGGCGGGGCCGGGCGCGCCGTTCGCCGGGGAACCCGGCGCCGACGCCTTCGACGCGCTGCGCGCCGCCCCCGCGCGCATCGACCTCACCCCCGGGCGGCCCGACCTCACCGCGTTCCCCCGCACGGCCTGGCTGCGCGCCGAACGGGCCGTGCTCGCCGAGCTGTCCGCCGAGAACCTCGGCTACGGCGACCCCCGCGGAGCCCCGCGACTGCGCCGCGCCGTCGCGGCCTGGCTGGCGACCGGCCGCGGCATCCGGGTGGAGCCGGACGAGGTGCTGATCGTCGCCGGCACCGCGCAGGCGCTCACGCTGCTGTCCCCCGTGCTGCGGGCGGACGGCATCGACGGTGTCGCGATCGAGGACCCCGGTTCGCTCGGGACCCGCCAGCACCTGCGGAACGGAGCCCTGGCCACCCCGCCGGTACCGGTCGACGACCGCGGCGTGCGCGTCGACGCGCTGCGCGCCACCGGAGCCCGCGCGGTGCTCCTCACGCCCGCCCACCAGTTCCCCACCGGCGTGGTGACGAGCGGCGAGCGCCGCCGCGAGCTGCTCCTCTGGGCGGGGGACGGCGGGCTGGTCCTGGAGGACGACTACGACGCGGAGCACCGCTACGACCGGCCCCCGGCGGCAGCGCTGCGCGCGTCGTCGGCCGACGTGTGCTACATGGGCAGCGTGTCCAAGCTGCTCGCGCCCGCGCTGCGGATCGGCTGGATGGTCCCGCCGCCCCGCCACCGCGACGCGCTGGTCGACGCGAAGCGCTTCACCGACCTGGGCAACGCCGTGCTGCCGCAGTTGGCGCTCGCCCGGCTGATGGAGTCCGGCGGCCTGGAGCGGCATCTGCACCTCCTGCGCGGCCGTCACCGGCGGCGCCGCGACGCGATGATCGACGCCATCGCCGAGCACCTGCCGGGCGCGGTGGTGCACGGCGCGGCGGCCGGTCTGCACCTGACCGTCACGTACGCGCCGGAGGTGCCCGACACCGAGCTGGCCGCCGCCGCGCTCGCCCGGGGCGTGAAGTGCCAGCCGCTGTCGTGGCACCGGCAGGCACCCGGCCGTCCCGGCCTCGTCCTCGGCTACGCGGCCCCTCCGCGGGGAGCCATCGCCGAAGGGGTGGCGACGCTCGGCGAGGCGCTGCGCGAGCTGGCCTGA
- a CDS encoding transposase, which translates to MGSAYTKRYTEEFERDAIALVDSSGKTVTAVARELGINSEPLRGRYRKAEVDRGEGQPGELTGAEREELRRLRREDREQRQTIEILRKATAFS; encoded by the coding sequence GTGGGAAGCGCGTACACGAAGCGGTACACCGAGGAGTTCGAGCGGGACGCGATCGCGCTCGTCGACTCCTCGGGCAAGACGGTCACCGCCGTCGCCCGGGAACTCGGCATCAACTCGGAGCCCCTGCGCGGCCGGTACCGCAAGGCCGAGGTCGACCGGGGCGAGGGACAGCCCGGTGAGCTGACCGGCGCCGAGCGCGAGGAGCTCAGGCGGCTGCGGCGGGAGGACCGTGAACAGCGGCAGACCATCGAGATCCTGAGAAAAGCGACGGCCTTCTCGTGA
- a CDS encoding alpha/beta hydrolase, with protein sequence MPTTRPARRTTARRRTAVLAAAALLAGAAAGCGDGGGGDGEEAGQAMRGLAAQKPSWKPCAPSSTKGGATPPAPLPDGTRWECAFMDVPLDYADPGGDTVELALIRARARDRSKRIGSLFFNFGGPGGSGVTALPSFAPDYEALRRRYDLVGFDPRGVGLSSGVECLGPRALDAFFARDATPDDAAEEKAYQGGLKEYAKACEENSGEVLPHVGTENAARDMDLMRQVLGDDRLHYFGISYGTELGGVYAHLFPRRVGRAVFDAVVDPGATAEQGALGQAKGFQLALRNFAADCVRRGDDCALPGGTPQEIERFVVDLLKRLDERPVKGIGDRELTQTQAANGIAQALYSKEYWQYLEQGLDEADGGDGALLLALSDSMNGRDENGEYDNLQAANTAINCVDDRQRFTAEQVRAKLPRFREASPVFGELLAWGMLGCGQWPVAGRSDHPDVSAPGAPPILVVGTTGDPATPFEGAAAMASALGGDVGVEVTYRGEGHGAYNGGDACVRRVVDAYLLDGRVPPSGTVCP encoded by the coding sequence ATGCCGACCACTCGCCCCGCCCGGCGGACGACCGCCCGCCGCCGCACCGCCGTCCTCGCCGCCGCGGCCCTCCTCGCCGGCGCCGCCGCGGGGTGCGGCGACGGGGGCGGCGGGGACGGGGAGGAGGCCGGCCAGGCGATGAGGGGGCTGGCCGCGCAGAAGCCGTCGTGGAAGCCGTGCGCGCCCTCCTCGACGAAGGGCGGCGCGACGCCCCCGGCCCCGCTCCCGGACGGCACCCGGTGGGAGTGCGCCTTCATGGACGTCCCGCTCGACTACGCCGACCCCGGCGGCGACACGGTCGAACTGGCCCTGATCCGCGCCCGGGCCCGCGACCGGTCGAAGCGGATCGGCTCGCTGTTCTTCAACTTCGGCGGTCCGGGCGGCTCCGGGGTCACCGCCCTGCCGTCCTTCGCCCCCGACTACGAGGCCCTGCGCCGCCGTTACGACCTGGTCGGCTTCGACCCGCGCGGCGTGGGGCTGAGCAGCGGCGTGGAGTGCCTGGGCCCCCGCGCCCTGGACGCGTTCTTCGCCCGGGACGCGACGCCCGACGACGCCGCCGAGGAGAAGGCGTACCAGGGCGGGCTGAAGGAGTACGCGAAGGCGTGCGAGGAGAACTCCGGCGAGGTGCTGCCGCACGTCGGCACGGAGAACGCGGCCCGCGACATGGACCTGATGCGGCAGGTCCTCGGCGACGACAGGCTGCACTACTTCGGCATCTCGTACGGCACGGAGCTCGGCGGGGTGTACGCGCACCTGTTCCCCCGCCGGGTGGGCCGGGCCGTCTTCGACGCGGTCGTCGACCCGGGCGCGACCGCCGAGCAGGGGGCGCTCGGCCAGGCGAAGGGGTTCCAGCTGGCGCTGCGGAACTTCGCCGCCGACTGCGTGCGGCGGGGCGACGACTGCGCGCTGCCCGGCGGCACCCCGCAGGAGATCGAGCGGTTCGTCGTCGACCTGCTGAAGCGGCTCGACGAGCGCCCCGTGAAGGGCATCGGCGACCGCGAGCTGACCCAGACGCAGGCCGCCAACGGCATCGCGCAGGCGCTGTACTCCAAGGAGTACTGGCAGTACCTGGAGCAGGGACTCGACGAGGCGGACGGCGGCGACGGCGCCCTGCTGCTGGCGCTGTCCGACTCGATGAACGGCCGCGACGAGAACGGGGAGTACGACAACCTGCAGGCGGCGAACACGGCGATCAACTGCGTCGACGACCGGCAGCGGTTCACCGCGGAGCAGGTGAGGGCGAAGCTGCCCCGGTTCCGCGAGGCGTCGCCCGTCTTCGGCGAGCTCCTCGCCTGGGGGATGCTGGGGTGCGGCCAGTGGCCCGTCGCGGGCCGGTCGGACCACCCGGACGTGAGCGCCCCCGGCGCGCCGCCGATCCTGGTCGTCGGTACGACGGGCGACCCGGCCACGCCCTTCGAGGGCGCCGCGGCCATGGCCTCGGCGCTGGGCGGGGACGTCGGCGTGGAGGTGACGTACCGGGGCGAGGGGCACGGCGCGTACAACGGCGGCGACGCCTGCGTGCGGCGGGTGGTGGACGCCTACCTGCTCGACGGGAGGGTCCCGCCGTCGGGCACCGTCTGCCCGTGA